In a single window of the Silurus meridionalis isolate SWU-2019-XX chromosome 8, ASM1480568v1, whole genome shotgun sequence genome:
- the fosl2 gene encoding fos-related antigen 2 isoform X1, whose translation MYQEYCGGGGGGSGASPVRLDSFTSGTGISPISGYQKYRVDMPGSSSAFIPTINAITTSQDLQWMVQPTVITSMSNPYSRSHPYGLSVPSGPSLLGHTALTRPGVIRSIGDARGRRKRDEQLTPEEEEKRRVRRERNKLAAAKCRNRRRELTEMLQGETEKLEEEKADLQKEIETLQKEKDKLEFMLVAHNPMCKLPPEERHQSSLPEQCAPLPLTTMRPNLTRSVLNSHNPIVVKQEPMEDDSEEDRVKSQHSVIKPICLGSGMYCSDGDSLNTPVVAASTPVSTPSNPSLIFTYPNMLEPESPSPSSESCSKAHRRSSSSGDQSSDSLNSPTLLAL comes from the exons ATGTACCAGGAGTActgcggcggcggcggcggcggcagCGGCGCGTCCCCGGTGAGATTGGACTCGTTCACGAGCGGAACAGGCATCAGTCCGATCTCCGGATACCAG aaGTACAGAGTCGACATGCCTGGCTCTAGTAGTGCCTTTATTCCAACCATTAATGCCATAACCACCAGCCAGGACCTGCAGTGGATGGTCCAGCCCACAGTCATCACCTCAATGTCTAACCCATACTCACGCTCTCACCCGTACGGCCTCTCGGTTCCCAGCGGGCCCAGCCTTCTCGGCCACACAGCTCTCACTCGCCCGGGGGTCATCCGGTCCATCGGCGATGCTCGAGGACGACGTAAGAGAGATGAACAG TTGACaccagaggaagaggagaaaaggCGAGTGAGGCGAGAAAGGAACAAGCTGGCCGCTGCTAAGTGCCGTAACCGTAGGCGAGAGCTAACCGAAATGCTGCAAGGG GAAACTGAGAAGTTGGAGGAGGAAAAGGCCGATTTGCAGAAAGAGATTGAGACGCTccagaaggagaaagacaagCTGGAGTTTATGCTCGTGGCCCACAACCCCATGTGTAAACTTCCTCCAGAAGAGCGTCACCAGAGCTCCCTACCTGAGCAGTGTGCTCCTCTGCCTCTAACCACCATGCGTCCTAACCTAACCCGGTCTGTGCTTAACAGCCACAATCCAATCGTAGTGAAGCAGGAGCCCATGGAGGACGACTCGGAGGAGGACCGGGTCAAGAGTCAGCACTCGGTAATCAAACCCATCTGCCTGGGTAGTGGGATGTACTGCTCGGACGGAGACAGCCTCAACACTCCTGTGGTTGCTGCTTCCACTCCGGTGTCCACCCCCAGCAACCCGAGCCTCATCTTCACTTACCCCAACATGCTGGAGCCCGAAAGCCCATCGCCCTCCTCCGAGTCGTGCTCCAAAGCCCACAGGCGCAGCAGTAGCAGCGGAGATCAATCCTCAGACTCGCTCAACTCGCCCACCCTGCTGGCTCTCTGA
- the fosl2 gene encoding fos-related antigen 2 isoform X2 encodes MPGSSSAFIPTINAITTSQDLQWMVQPTVITSMSNPYSRSHPYGLSVPSGPSLLGHTALTRPGVIRSIGDARGRRKRDEQLTPEEEEKRRVRRERNKLAAAKCRNRRRELTEMLQGETEKLEEEKADLQKEIETLQKEKDKLEFMLVAHNPMCKLPPEERHQSSLPEQCAPLPLTTMRPNLTRSVLNSHNPIVVKQEPMEDDSEEDRVKSQHSVIKPICLGSGMYCSDGDSLNTPVVAASTPVSTPSNPSLIFTYPNMLEPESPSPSSESCSKAHRRSSSSGDQSSDSLNSPTLLAL; translated from the exons ATGCCTGGCTCTAGTAGTGCCTTTATTCCAACCATTAATGCCATAACCACCAGCCAGGACCTGCAGTGGATGGTCCAGCCCACAGTCATCACCTCAATGTCTAACCCATACTCACGCTCTCACCCGTACGGCCTCTCGGTTCCCAGCGGGCCCAGCCTTCTCGGCCACACAGCTCTCACTCGCCCGGGGGTCATCCGGTCCATCGGCGATGCTCGAGGACGACGTAAGAGAGATGAACAG TTGACaccagaggaagaggagaaaaggCGAGTGAGGCGAGAAAGGAACAAGCTGGCCGCTGCTAAGTGCCGTAACCGTAGGCGAGAGCTAACCGAAATGCTGCAAGGG GAAACTGAGAAGTTGGAGGAGGAAAAGGCCGATTTGCAGAAAGAGATTGAGACGCTccagaaggagaaagacaagCTGGAGTTTATGCTCGTGGCCCACAACCCCATGTGTAAACTTCCTCCAGAAGAGCGTCACCAGAGCTCCCTACCTGAGCAGTGTGCTCCTCTGCCTCTAACCACCATGCGTCCTAACCTAACCCGGTCTGTGCTTAACAGCCACAATCCAATCGTAGTGAAGCAGGAGCCCATGGAGGACGACTCGGAGGAGGACCGGGTCAAGAGTCAGCACTCGGTAATCAAACCCATCTGCCTGGGTAGTGGGATGTACTGCTCGGACGGAGACAGCCTCAACACTCCTGTGGTTGCTGCTTCCACTCCGGTGTCCACCCCCAGCAACCCGAGCCTCATCTTCACTTACCCCAACATGCTGGAGCCCGAAAGCCCATCGCCCTCCTCCGAGTCGTGCTCCAAAGCCCACAGGCGCAGCAGTAGCAGCGGAGATCAATCCTCAGACTCGCTCAACTCGCCCACCCTGCTGGCTCTCTGA